ATGAGCACGAGGAAAACAACTGTatgaggaaagaggagaaaaatctgATTGTAATGGCTCCAAAGTAATTATGCCCATGGAACAATTAAATAAAGCTGATTTCTACATTGCTTACTTCTGCAAGTAGGTCCAGTGCCTTCAGTAGGTTAGCCATCTAAGAGAGGAAAGCAGGATTAGCTCATAAGCAGCTGTATTACCAAATTAACTCTACGCAATGCAAACTTTGTTCAAGCAAAGAAATGGTGGGTGTTATAAAACTGACTTCATTACTTTAAAGCTCTTGTAGCTGAAAGCAGTTAACAtctgaaatgcaggaaaaattatacaggaaatggaaagtgaggagagggaaaggaagctATAAGCTCACCATCATGGAATgcagatgcaaaataaaaggagcTTAAAGACTGCTGGCTTGGgaaattcaaagaaatacaaggaacttaaaatacattataatCTATGAGCAATACAGATCATCTAAAAAAACTAACTGGggaataaaaaggcaaaatgacaGCTGTAAGAAATGGAGATGACATTTGTAACCTCTTTAAAGTCACAGATACATATTTACTAAAATTAAGTAGTAAGACTGAATTATTCTGtctcagaataaaaataaggagCAATACTTCAATATAACAAAACCTGATTAAGGACGGCACAAcgaaaatttattttcaaacaagcAAGCCTGGCagccaagaaaagcagaggatgTTGTTATTACATGGCAGTAAACATAGCGGCTAAGTACTGTGCCAAATGAAGGAGATGAAATACAAGAAAGGATCTAAACGATCAGAGTTATCTTTCCTGACTGGACTGGAAACCAGAGATGTATTGCCCAATGCATTACCACGGTAACACATCTCTATGCAGAGAGCAGatcagaggaaaatattttctgccttctgagAATGCAGTCAAAGAGTCATTGTGTCTGTACAGCTCCCACAGGCTTCAGCAGAACTTCTTGCTGATGCCCATATGCAGactccaaagaaagaaagggttCGAGGACAACATCTGGACTACCTGAGCTACACCTCAGAACCACGTCTGAAATCCAACATATTTTAGagcacacattttaaaaaccagGAATCAAAATTGCTCTTACTCTCTTTTGCGGTTTCTGTTGAAGAAATTGGCCCATTCCGAACAGGTCTTTTTACTTCCCACCCAGAACACTGGAGATATGCCAACAATTAATGTCAGCAAATAtttcatcagaaacagaaatatttctggtCTTGCGAGTGCCTTTGCCTGGAAGATAAAGTTTAATCAGGACAAAGTCAACAACATACTTGTTGATTCAAAAACAAATTATGTTAGAGAAATACTTTCTTCTCATGGCTGCTCTCCTTTGTTGAGGCACATACTGCAGACACACAGGAGACATGTACAGTCAAGTCAGACCTGGTCATGTCTGCTCACACTCTACAGCTGAGTGCAGGGGAGATTAGttagaaggaaatatttttcttctaaatttaaaGGGTAATTGTTTTTGTAGCCACGTTCTTCAGAGATGGTTTGTACATATGAGAGTCACCCCTCCAGAGTCAAAGACGAGTGAATGATCTGGTTGAGACAGCATCCTCAGAACCACAGGGAGTCACATAGTTGTTTTCTGGTTATTGCCAGATTTAACCACCCATTTGCAAAACTGGATTGTAGGAGCTCTGTAACAATCTTTTGCTCCTACACTGCTAATGGAATTTATGTTACCTGCTTTATGTGCCAAACAAAAGTTAGCATTTGAGTCAGCCATGTAACATCAAATACTTAttctaacatttatttttatttggttctGCCCTGATTCAACATAAAGTGGTCTGCAATCTAGCTTAGAAAAGTCACAGTCAAACACACCTCTCTAAGTCACTAGACAGTTAGCATGTGCTGTTTAGTACACAGACAGATCTCAATAATTACTCCTTATTGGGATTTGTTATCACAGAACACTCCCTGTCGCTATTTACTCTTTCCAGTAGGGTAATTCCAGACTCAGAATGCATGTTCTTTATGCCTTATTATGCTAAGTTGTTATAACTAAGcaatacaaaacacaaaatgttttgagggtttttttgaTTGGTTGTTTTTGATAAAatgaagctttattttcaaCCTTGTTTATTCCAAGCTAGCTGAGCTGATACTGAGCTCCATCTAAGACTCGATGAAATGCACTTGTTAAGAGCATTACGGAGGACATAGAGGATGTTTGAGAACATGGAAGGATCACATCTTATCCGTTCCATAATGCTTGTGCTTATATTCTTCCCTGATGACAGCTTATTGCAGTAAAAACATAGATGGTAtgtacaaagaaatgaaagataacGTGAGAAACTTGCAGTTTCCTAGAGATGGTTTCTACTTCCTATTTGTTCTTAAGTAGAAAGTCAAACCACAGATTACTTTCAGTTGCAGAGAGTTCTGCATCTTTACAAAAGATTTAATCCACTGAGAATACTGAATAGGGGATAGCTTGACTTTAAAAGGTTTTCCCataaatcagtttatttttaagagtcATTTCTGGACATCTCTGCAatttaaagtgtatttttgtttttaaaagtttcttctATGTTTACTGAATATCGGACTATAACTGGGAGCTatcatgaaaaaatacattggaAATGTGTAATTTCAAGTGTTTTATAGTTCtgcacttcaaagaaaaaaagatgaaatgatttttaaaccCACGGTAGCAAGTAACATTTAAAATCCATTCCAGACTCAATTTTCAAGACTCACTTTTTCACCTCAAAAGAAATTGATGAAAATTCACCTTATGTACTGAAATACTGAGCCAGACATCCAAACACTGAACCGAGTAACTGCTCTGAGGAACAGATATGGTGAAAAACAATCCCCCAGCATTATTTGTGAAATGAAGTGGAAACATTCCCTTTAGGTTGGTGAGCTGGAACCTACTTGCTGAATGTAATCAATTTGCTCAGTCAAAAGTTTCAAAGCAGAAGTATGATACCATCAACTCGAACTTAAAAAGCAACTTATTGCTACATCTTCTTGAACTGACTACTTAATGCAAAAATTGTTTGCTAGGCTACACTGCAAGATACAGTGATGCAGAAAGGTTTTCTCTAATTAAGCCTGCAATATtattcacaaagcaaaacactacTTGCCTGGTAGGGACAAGGAATATGGTACTGGTCACAGTGGTCAAACACCCAAGTTGTTTCCCAGATCTTCCGGTTCACCAGTTCATAGACATAACATCCAAGAAGTGCCACAAGTGGCACTAAGTATAAGCCACTAAAAACTCCAATCCTGATCATAAACTTTTTTAGCTTCTCTTGGTTTCTGCCATCATGCTGTATGACTTGCCGCACGTGATTTAAAGAGATAATACCAGCTAGTAGAAGAGAGAGACCgaaaaaaacacaaaggcatAATGGCAAAAGCACAAAGTACAGAGAGGCATCCACATCATAGAGACCTACAAAACAGACTCCACTGATGTTGTCCCCTTCTACTTTGTTCATTGCAAGAAGCATAATGGTTAGAAAACCAGGTATCCCCCACGCAACTGCGTGGAACCACATGGCCTTTTGTGCAATAGCTTCACAactccattttcttcctgctgccaggAACCAGGTGAGGGACAGGATGACCCACCAGATGGAGCTGGCCATGCCGAAGAAGTAGAGGATCATGAAGAGGATGGTGCAGGCTTTGTTCTGGGAGCCGAGAACAACTGTTTCCCCAATTTCTAGCTTATCATCTGCCTTGTTACAGGCAGTTCTATTCCCAAGAAGAAATCCAATAAAGTACATTAGAGACACTATGCTGTAACAGACGGAGTAATAGATGATCGGCCTCTCTGGGTACCTAAACCTTTTGACATCAATCAGAAAAGTAAGGAATGTGAAAAGCGTAGCACAAAGACAAAAGATTGAAACTATTCCAATGAAGCTTTTTGCAACATCCAATTCATAATTCTTGAAGTACATATTGGGACACGGTGGTGCACACTGATCGATGCCCAGAAATTTGTAGCCTTGTCCATTGGAAGTATGTAGGTGTCGTGGGCACCAGAATCCATAATCCCTTCGTGTTTGCCCTGGGGTCTTCTGAGTTCCATGAGCATCCGTGGTTACAGGAGCAGTGGCAGGAGCAGTCTCATCACAATCAGCTagtctagaaaaaaaaaaaaaaaccaacaaaaatattaatagctTTCATTATCAACTACAGTTATTTCTTATTAATAGTAAAAGTCTGATTCCAAACACTGTTAGGCTTTATACATAATGCAAAACATGCATTACATGAGTATCAACAGATCAAAAACCAGACAAAACATTTTGTCAGTTTAGAAGGCTCAAACACAGCTACTTAAACGttgttctgttttactgtttatAACACAATTTACTCATATTGCAACTGTTCTTCTACAGTCTCAATCCACACCAAAATTTTACATGTGTGTACTGAGAATATTTACGGTAAAGATTTTATCTGGGTAATAACAGACTGTTGGAGAGACACAGTAATAATCTGTCAAAACACAAGCTTCAAAccaaagaacaaagaatgaaGGCTCATAGTAACTTGATTTAACTGATGACTGCCATATGATGATGATGATCTTGTGTTACAACAATCACTGTTTACAGCAACAGAACTACCTGAGAaagacaaacagcaaaaaacagaagcactgcAAAAAAGCTGTCTGCTTCTGCAACTATATTCTAGCTCCATGATGTTCTGTTACAGATGGCTCAGGACTCAACTGCTGACAGgcttcactgaaaaaatatgaacTTTAAAATACCATTAATACAGGATTAGTGGTGTTGGCCAGATGTTCACACAAGATTGTTTAATTATAACTCAGGTAAGCATGTACTCAAAAAGGAATTGATGCTCATCTGCATTCCAAGTTtacctaattaaaaataacgatttttgcatttcagcttctgaagTGAGATTCTGTTACTCAAAATGTTCTTTGTCTAAAGTCACTGTGTACAGacctgaaatgtaaaaatatttctcctcaTAATTAATTTGGAAGCTCAGCTTGAGCTAAGAAACCCATTCTTATTGTTTCCTTTGCATTATCACGCTGTACAAACAAAGCCAAGATAATAACTGAGAAAACTGATTCTGTAGCAAGCTGTTTCAATAAACATCGGTCATATCACTATgcatcacagcagcaaaaacTCTTCACACATATCTTAGAAGGTATTATTTGTGTCTGTAAGAATACAAGAGTGTGAATGTCAGAACTGCAGTTGAATTTGAGGCCCATCCTCAAGCCAGCTGCTCCTCCACAGGCCCCAATAATATTATCTCTGTTGTTCTCAGGACAACACACACTATTACATGGACTTCCCTATACAGCCTGCTGGGCAGACAGCACTTCCCACttaaacaaaggaagaacaCTTTCAGTAATCAGCAGCAGTAATATAATAATATACAGCTGTAATGACcgctgggggaaaaaaaaaaaaaaagggaaaaaaaaaggaatttgaagaattatttgaaattttcctgaattttcaaacaaaattctGGAAGGTAATTTCCAAACATAGTGGCATTATCATTAGACAAAAGCTCATACTAGGTGAGAAAAAGCTGATGCATTCTCAGACCTCAATCTCAGATCtatccattttttccccccacagacAAATGGGAAATAGAGGTAATGCCATCTATCGCATTCATTCCAATACTGACATCTATCAAGGATCATGGCGGAGGACTActgtcccagctctgcctcaccACCAGCATGAATTAGTAACTGCATGGGGGCCAGAAACATGATTTAAGTTTCCactccctgctgctttcctgcactGCTTGTACAGAATATCTGGCCTTACACTTTTATGGATACCTCCAAGCGAAGGTCAGAATCTCAGTGTAGTATAAGAGCTGCCTTGtctccaagaaaaaaagatctgaacaactgagagaaaaaaaagctgtcatcATTGGAAGTGAGACCTTTGCCAGAATGGGAAAAGTAAAACAAGGATGAATTTTCACACACAAATGGTTAGGACAAAGGTACAGCTTCTACTATTTAATACTTCAACTCAGTCTGGGCCAACTACACTACATCTGAAAATCATCACCTCCATCGCTTATCACGTGAACAAATACCACACCTGCTACACTCCAGCTCTTCAGGCCACGTGATTCCAAAAGTGTCAATCAGTTGCTTGCAGTCAGAATACACCTTCTCACAGAGGTTACGACAAGGGTGAATCACGTGAACTTGCTCCAGGCAGGCAGGAACAAAGGCTTTGCACAGAAATGTATGGACGTCTGGTGAACAGTGAAGATTCATGAGAGTAAGAAAAGGCTTcgggaaagaaaaaggctttggTTAGTCATTTCAAAGACACAATTAAAGTCAATAATACCACTTGTCACTACTAGGATTCATCCTTGCTCCTTTGGATATTTGAAAAGCTAGAGAGTACCATTCAGCAGTTGAGGAAGGGTCAAACCTGGTAGCTTAAAGTACTGAGGAACCAGACTCCTGGGCCACAACAGCTCTTTTACTGCAGCCCTTACCCCGGGATCACAGCTCATCTGCAACTACTGAAAC
The window above is part of the Coturnix japonica isolate 7356 chromosome 2, Coturnix japonica 2.1, whole genome shotgun sequence genome. Proteins encoded here:
- the FZD6 gene encoding frizzled-6; amino-acid sequence: MGVLLFFVPFSFLLTVVRGHSLFTCEPITISRCSRMPYNMTFFPNIMGHYDQDTAALQMEPFLTLMNLHCSPDVHTFLCKAFVPACLEQVHVIHPCRNLCEKVYSDCKQLIDTFGITWPEELECSRLADCDETAPATAPVTTDAHGTQKTPGQTRRDYGFWCPRHLHTSNGQGYKFLGIDQCAPPCPNMYFKNYELDVAKSFIGIVSIFCLCATLFTFLTFLIDVKRFRYPERPIIYYSVCYSIVSLMYFIGFLLGNRTACNKADDKLEIGETVVLGSQNKACTILFMILYFFGMASSIWWVILSLTWFLAAGRKWSCEAIAQKAMWFHAVAWGIPGFLTIMLLAMNKVEGDNISGVCFVGLYDVDASLYFVLLPLCLCVFFGLSLLLAGIISLNHVRQVIQHDGRNQEKLKKFMIRIGVFSGLYLVPLVALLGCYVYELVNRKIWETTWVFDHCDQYHIPCPYQAKALARPEIFLFLMKYLLTLIVGISPVFWVGSKKTCSEWANFFNRNRKRDPISESRRVLQESCEFFLRHNSKVKHKKKHYKSSSHRLKVISKSMGTSTGGTTNHGTSAVAITSHDYLSQETVAEIKTSPETSEKEMEADGASAQKAEEGENSGNQMLSISKLTVDQVEKRTKADSTCDMSSLSESLKRIGEGRVTPRNDLIESPPLQSSSSQIAAVSQSGSVSLLVYSAADSRKELDSGNSSNH